One part of the Nymphaea colorata isolate Beijing-Zhang1983 chromosome 8, ASM883128v2, whole genome shotgun sequence genome encodes these proteins:
- the LOC116259701 gene encoding uncharacterized protein LOC116259701 isoform X1 has protein sequence MERSQDKYPCAAHALHVLQLKSIQLQILQEGNQSIAMRWLKPEVYPLLAAMGFVSSICVFSLTRNLFMNPDVRINKEHRATAVLENYEEGERYADHGFRRFLRTRPPEVMPAINSFFSSDSNK, from the exons ATGGAGAGAAGCCAAGATAAATACCCATGCGCTGCACACGCTCTTCATGTCTTACAGCTGAAATCGATACAGCTTCAGATTTTGCAGGAAGGAAACCAATCAATCGCCATGCGTTGGCTCAAACCGgag GTGTACCCGCTGCTGGCTGCCATGGGTTTCGTAAGCAGCATCTGCGTCTTCTCCCTCACCCGCAATCTCTTCATGAACCCCGACGTCAG AATCAACAAGGAACACCGGGCGACTGCTGTTCTTGAGAACTATGAAGAAGGAGAGAG GTACGCGGATCATGGCTTCCGCAGATTTCTCCGAACACGTCCGCCGGAGGTCATGCCTGCCATTAACAGCTTCTTCTCCTCCGATTCCAACAAATAG
- the LOC116259701 gene encoding uncharacterized protein LOC116259701 isoform X3, whose product MVYPLLAAMGFVSSICVFSLTRNLFMNPDVRVNKEHRATAVLENYEEGERYADHGFRRFLRTRPPEVMPAINSFFSSDSNK is encoded by the exons ATG GTGTACCCGCTACTGGCTGCCATGGGTTTCGTAAGCAGCATCTGCGTCTTCTCCCTCACCCGCAATCTCTTCATGAACCCCGACGTCAG AGTCAATAAGGAACACCGCGCGACTGCTGTTCTTGAGAACTATGAAGAAGGAGAGAGGTACGCGGATCATGGCTTCCGCAGATTTCTCCGAACACGTCCGCCGGAGGTCATGCCTGCCATTAACAGCTTCTTCTCCTCCGATTCCAACAAATAG
- the LOC116259092 gene encoding UPF0481 protein At3g47200-like, whose protein sequence is MEEDKQWVLEMTAKLHSYDPVQEPMAWKNRSIYMVPSNLIEPSKRHAYSPQMVSFGPYHHGRPHLIPMEDHKQRTLLHVLHRTSIPLQAIIDSVKQVEPQLRNQYDDQASLPDSAGAFLKMMVVDGFFMLEILRTAEKVPSDYTANDPIFSWHGMLYVLPYVKRDMLMLENQIPLLVLDRLVAAETRKPKSEDGYVHKLVADFFSLNIEATKAPGSGLGLHVLDVYRKGRIEGPVRLHRSVDGKKQSVVVRSVTELYEAGVRFTKSKTNSLKDIEFRHGVLSLPWIMLDDTSESSLLNLLAFERLHVGAGIEVSAYVSFMDEIIDTDKDVALLQKKGIILNALGSDKAVAKLFNELSRDVTIDPNSKLGEVYRALGAYSLQKTNVWRANLIHTYFRSPWAFLSLLAAIVLLGLTIAQTVYSALSYYVSLNQNNSSPPPPSLSAPPPSRF, encoded by the coding sequence ATGGAGGAAGACAAGCAGTGGGTGCTGGAGATGACGGCGAAGCTGCACAGCTACGACCCCGTCCAAGAGCCCATGGCTTGGAAGAATCGGTCGATCTACATGGTGCCCTCCAACCTGATCGAACCCTCCAAGCGGCACGCTTACTCCCCGCAGATGGTTTCCTTCGGCCCTTACCACCATGGCCGGCCGCACCTGATCCCCATGGAGGATCACAAGCAGCGGACCCTCCTCCACGTCCTCCACCGCACATCCATCCCCTTACAGGCCATCATCGACTCCGTGAAGCAGGTGGAGCCGCAGCTCAGGAACCAGTACGACGACCAGGCGTCGCTGCCGGACTCGGCCGGCGCGTTCCTCAAGATGATGGTGGTCGATGGGTTTTTCATGCTGGAGATCCTGCGAACGGCGGAGAAGGTGCCGAGCGACTACACGGCCAACGACCCCATCTTCAGCTGGCACGGCATGCTCTACGTGCTGCCTTACGTCAAGCGGGACATGCTCATGCTGGAGAACCAGATACCGCTGCTGGTGCTCGACAGGTTGGTGGCGGCGGAGACGAGGAAGCCCAAGTCGGAGGACGGGTACGTGCACAAACTGGTGGCCGATTTCTTCTCCTTGAATATTGAGGCAACCAAGGCCCCCGGCAGTGGTCTGGGGCTGCACGTACTGGACGTGTACAGGAAGGGTCGGATCGAGGGGCCGGTCCGGCTCCATCGGTCGGTCGACGGGAAGAAGCAGAGCGTGGTGGTGAGGAGCGTGACGGAGCTGTACGAGGCGGGAGTCCGGTTCACGAAGAGCAAGACGAACAGCCTCAAGGACATCGAGTTCAGGCACGGCGTGCTGAGCCTGCCGTGGATCATGCTGGACGACACGAGCGAGTCGTCACTGCTGAACCTGCTGGCCTTCGAGCGGCTGCACGTCGGCGCCGGCATCGAGGTCAGCGCCTACGTCTCCTTCATGGACGAAATCATCGACACCGATAAGGACGTCGCCCTGCTGCAGAAGAAGGGAATCATTCTGAACGCGCTCGGCAGCGACAAGGCCGTGGCCAAGCTGTTCAACGAGCTGAGCAGGGACGTCACCATCGACCCCAACTCCAAGCTCGGCGAGGTCTACAGGGCGCTCGGCGCCTACTCCCTGCAGAAGACCAACGTCTGGAGGGCCAACCTCATCCACACCTACTTCAGAAGCCCTTGGGCTTTCCTCTCCCTCCTTGCTGCCATCGTCCTCCTCGGCCTCACCATCGCCCAAACCGTCTACTCTGCGCTCAGCTACTACGTTTCCTTGAACCAGAACAATTCTTCTCCTCCGCCGCCGTCACTTTCTGCACCTCCACCGTCCCGTTTTTAG
- the LOC116259701 gene encoding uncharacterized protein LOC116259701 isoform X2 produces MRWLKPEVYPLLAAMGFVSSICVFSLTRNLFMNPDVRVNKEHRATAVLENYEEGERYADHGFRRFLRTRPPEVMPAINSFFSSDSNK; encoded by the exons ATGCGTTGGCTCAAACcggag GTGTACCCGCTACTGGCTGCCATGGGTTTCGTAAGCAGCATCTGCGTCTTCTCCCTCACCCGCAATCTCTTCATGAACCCCGACGTCAG AGTCAATAAGGAACACCGCGCGACTGCTGTTCTTGAGAACTATGAAGAAGGAGAGAGGTACGCGGATCATGGCTTCCGCAGATTTCTCCGAACACGTCCGCCGGAGGTCATGCCTGCCATTAACAGCTTCTTCTCCTCCGATTCCAACAAATAG